From Pseudomonas sp. stari2, a single genomic window includes:
- a CDS encoding trimeric intracellular cation channel family protein, translating to MLLMLYLVAITAEAMTGALSAGRRGMDWFGVVLIACVTALGGGSVRDVLLGHYPLTWVKHPEYLVLTTVAAMITVFTARWMRHLRSLFLVLDAVGLVAFTLIGCMTALEMGHGMLVASVSGVITGVFGGILRDIFCNDIPLIFRRELYASVSFAAAWCYMLCLFLNVPSEQAILITLFGGFLLRLLAIRFHWEMPKFVYNDEH from the coding sequence ATGTTGCTGATGCTCTACCTCGTCGCCATTACTGCCGAAGCCATGACCGGCGCCCTCTCTGCGGGCCGTCGCGGCATGGACTGGTTCGGCGTGGTGTTGATTGCCTGCGTCACGGCATTGGGTGGCGGTTCGGTGCGCGACGTGCTGCTCGGGCATTATCCGCTGACCTGGGTCAAACACCCGGAATACCTGGTGCTGACCACGGTCGCAGCGATGATCACGGTGTTCACGGCACGCTGGATGCGCCATCTGCGCTCGCTGTTTCTGGTGCTCGATGCGGTCGGTCTGGTGGCGTTCACCCTGATCGGCTGCATGACCGCTCTGGAAATGGGCCACGGCATGCTGGTGGCCTCGGTCAGCGGCGTGATCACCGGGGTGTTCGGCGGCATCCTGCGCGACATCTTCTGCAACGACATCCCGCTGATCTTCCGCCGCGAACTCTACGCCAGCGTCTCGTTCGCCGCCGCTTGGTGCTACATGCTGTGCCTGTTCCTTAACGTGCCGAGCGAGCAGGCGATTTTGATTACTCTGTTCGGTGGTTTTCTATTGCGCCTGTTGGCGATTCGCTTCCATTGGGAAATGCCGAAGTTCGTTTATAACGACGAGCATTGA
- the orn gene encoding oligoribonuclease — MQNPQNLIWIDLEMTGLDPENDVIIEMATIVTDSDLNTLAEGPVIAIHHSDEVLARMDEWNTRTHGNSGLTQRVRESRVSMAEAEAETIAFLEKWVPKGKSPICGNSICQDRRFLYTHMKSLESYFHYRNLDVSTLKELAARWAPDVRDSFKKGSTHLALDDIRESIAELQHYRKHFIKF, encoded by the coding sequence ATGCAAAACCCGCAGAACCTGATCTGGATCGACCTGGAAATGACCGGTCTGGATCCGGAAAACGACGTCATCATCGAAATGGCCACCATCGTCACCGACAGTGACCTGAACACTCTGGCCGAAGGCCCGGTGATCGCCATCCATCACAGCGACGAAGTCCTCGCCCGCATGGACGAGTGGAACACCCGCACCCACGGCAACTCCGGCCTGACCCAGCGCGTACGTGAAAGCCGCGTGAGCATGGCCGAGGCAGAAGCCGAAACCATCGCTTTCCTCGAGAAGTGGGTACCGAAGGGCAAGTCGCCGATCTGCGGCAACAGCATCTGCCAGGATCGCCGCTTCCTTTATACCCACATGAAGTCGCTGGAAAGCTACTTCCACTACCGCAACCTTGACGTCTCCACCCTCAAGGAACTGGCCGCGCGCTGGGCGCCGGACGTGCGCGACAGCTTCAAGAAGGGCAGCACTCACCTGGCACTGGATGACATCCGCGAGTCCATCGCCGAGCTGCAGCACTACCGCAAGCATTTCATCAAGTTCTGA